GAGGTAGAGCAATGACAGCTACATCAGCAAATGGACTTGCGTTGATGTGGGAGGAATTATATATAGCGGCAGCATCAAGATTGCCTATAGTTATGGCTTGTGTTAATAGGACATTATCGGGCCCGCTAAATATACACAATGATCATAGTGATTCAATGGGAGCACGTGATGCAGGTTGGATACAGTTGTATTCAGAGAATAACCAAGAGGCATATGATAATATGCTTATGGCACATAGAATAGCAGAACATCCAGATGTTTTGTTGCCAGTTATGGTATGCCAAGATGGATTTATAACATCACATGCGATAGAAAATATAGAGTTAGAAGAGGATACAAAGGTAAAAGAGTTTGTTGGAGAGTACAAACCAAAAGAGTATTTGTTAAACAGGGAAGATCCTATTGCGGTAGGTCCATTAGATATGCAATGGCATTGTTTCGCGCATAAAATACAGCAACAACAAGCGATGAAAGATGCTAAGAATGTAATACTAGAAATAGCAGAGGAATTTTATACATTAACAGGCAGAAGATATGGTTTGTTTGAGGAGTATAAAACAGAGGATGCAGAAGTTGTTATGGTGATAATGAACTCATCAGCAGGAACAGCTAAGTATGTAGTTGATCATTTAAGAAAAGAAGGGAAGAAGGTTGGTCTAGTTAAAGTAAGAGTATTTAGACCATTCCCAGTAGATGAAATAGCGAAAACGTTGAGTAGGTTTGCTGCAGTTGCGGTTATGGATAAAGCGATGTCGTTTAATGCGGCAGGAGGACCTTTGTTTACAGATGTAACAAGCGCAATGTATGCAAAACAAAAGATAGGACCTAAGATAGTAAACTATATTTATGGAATTGGTGGAAAAGACGTAAAGGCAACTGATCTTGAGTCAGTTTATAACGAATTA
The sequence above is drawn from the Clostridiales bacterium genome and encodes:
- the porA gene encoding pyruvate ferredoxin oxidoreductase, with the protein product MSIRERMSGNEAMALAMKQINPDVVAAFPITPSTEVPQYFSTYVADGVVDTEFVAVESEHSAMSACVGAEAAGGRAMTATSANGLALMWEELYIAAASRLPIVMACVNRTLSGPLNIHNDHSDSMGARDAGWIQLYSENNQEAYDNMLMAHRIAEHPDVLLPVMVCQDGFITSHAIENIELEEDTKVKEFVGEYKPKEYLLNREDPIAVGPLDMQWHCFAHKIQQQQAMKDAKNVILEIAEEFYTLTGRRYGLFEEYKTEDAEVVMVIMNSSAGTAKYVVDHLRKEGKKVGLVKVRVFRPFPVDEIAKTLSRFAAVAVMDKAMSFNAAGGPLFTDVTSAMYAKQKIGPKIVNYIYGIGGKDVKATDLESVYNELLEIANTGVVKEVYNYLGIEE